In one Arachis duranensis cultivar V14167 chromosome 9, aradu.V14167.gnm2.J7QH, whole genome shotgun sequence genomic region, the following are encoded:
- the LOC107464048 gene encoding pentatricopeptide repeat-containing protein At2g13420, mitochondrial-like — MYMALAKAPSTPHTYAYFLSRRFFASTLQNDAVSSLPTLQPSNDADSLSRILLTHHNPFHAVESSLQLHGVTITPHLLSQTLLRLRHHTKIAFSLFTYVKSLPNPPLTTASYNLLIDVMAKVRQFDVAWQLIVDMDRRSLTPTPNTFLLLIRRLVAAGLTRQAIRAFDDIDAFAENKVSSEEFCLLLDTLCKYGYVKVAVEVFNKNVHRFRPDVKMYTVLIYGWCKLGRIRKARELFSEMVDKGVEPNLVTYNVLLNGICRRASLHPEDRFDRTIREADEMFDEMRSKGIEPDVTSFSIVLHVYSRGHKPQLSLDKLRLMKEKGICPTVATYTSVIKCLSSCGWLEDAEALIDEMMENGVTPNAATYNCFFKEYRGRKDAGSALKFFKKMKSDGLCLPSSHTYGILIRMFLDLNKIGVVEEIWNDMKETGVGPDLDMYTILIHGLCAKQRWREACHYFVEMIEKGFLPQKVTFESLYKGLIQADMLRTWRRLKKKLDEESITFGSEFEEYKLKPYRR, encoded by the coding sequence ATGTACATGGCACTTGCCAAAGCTCCATCAACACCTCACACCTATGCATACTTCCTCTCTCGCCGTTTCTTCGCGTCAACACTCCAAAACGACGCCGTATCGTCACTCCCCACTCTCCAACCCTCAAACGACGCCGATTCACTCTCCCGCATCCTCCTCACTCACCACAACCCTTTCCATGCCGTGGAATCCTCCCTCCAACTTCACGGCGTCACCATCACCCCTCACCTCCTCTCCCAAACCCTCCTCCGCCTCAGACACCATACCAAGATCGCATTCTCCCTCTTCACCTACGTCAAGTCCCTCCCTAACCCTCCTCTTACCACCGCCTCTTACAACCTCCTCATCGACGTCATGGCCAAGGTCCGCCAATTCGATGTCGCCTGGCAGCTCATCGTCGACATGGACCGCCGTAGCCTCACCCCTACTCCCAACACCTTCTTGCTCCTCATCCGCCGCCTTGTCGCCGCCGGCCTCACCCGCCAGGCGATTCGTGCTTTCGATGATATCGATGCCTTCGCGGAGAACAAAGTTAGTTCAGAAGAATTTTGCCTCCTTCTTGACACGCTCTGTAAGTACGGTTATGTAAAAGTCGCTGTTGaagttttcaataaaaatgtgcATAGGTTTAGACCCGATGTGAAAATGTACACTGTTCTGATCTATGGTTGGTGCAAGTTAGGGAGAATTCGAAAGGCTAGAGAGCTATTTAGTGAGATGGTAGATAAAGGAGTTGAGCCTAATCTTGTTACTTATAATGTGTTGTTGAATGGGATTTGTAGAAGGGCTAGTCTTCACCCTGAAGATAGGTTTGACCGGACGATAAGAGAAGCAGATGAGATGTTCGATGAAATGCGCAGCAAAGGGATTGAGCCAGATGTGACTAGTTTTTCTATTGTGCTCCATGTTTATAGCAGGGGACATAAACCGCAGTTATCCCTTGATAAATTGAGGTTAATGAAGGAGAAAGGTATTTGTCCGACGGTGGCGACgtatacttcggttataaagtGTCTGTCTTCTTGTGGGTGGCTTGAAGATGCTGAGGCTTTGATTGATGAGATGATGGAGAATGGAGTGACTCCAAATGCTGCAACATACAATTGCTTCTTTAAGGAATATAGAGGGAGAAAGGATGCTGGTAGTGCTTTGAAGTTCTTTAAGAAGATGAAGAGTGATGGTTTATGCTTGCCAAGTTCACATACATACGGCATTCTGATTAGGATGTTTTTGGATCTGAATAAAATTGGGGTTGTGGAAGAGATATGGAATGATATGAAGGAGACTGGGGTAGGACCAGATTTGGATATGTATACCATTCTAATTCATGGGCTATGTGCAAAACAGCGTTGGAGGGAGGCTTGCCATTATTTTGTAGAGATGATAGAGAAAGGGTTTCTTCCTCAGAAAGTTACTTTCGAGAGCCTTTACAAAGGGCTAATACAGGCTGATATGTTGAGAACTTGGCggagattgaagaagaagcttgaTGAAGAATCCATAACATTTGGTTCGGAGTTTGAAGAATATAAATTAAAGCCATATAGGAGATAA